Genomic window (Flavobacteriales bacterium):
CCACTGATGACAAGGGCTAAGGTCATGTAAGTGAAGACCTTGGCAAGGAAGGCGCGCACATCATCCGGGTTGGCGACCATGCCCGGGTGCATCTGCTGTTCGGGCGCAAGGGAGGAAAGGGAACTACGGAACATGGTTCTTGGCGTGGGTTGTGATCAGTGGAGTTTGGCGGAGATGAGCTTGATGAACTCCTCGCGTGTGCGGTGGTCATCAAGAAAGATGCCGGTAAAGGCCGAAGTGGTGGTGACGCTGTTCTGCTTTTGGATGCCACGCATCTGCATGCAAAGGTGCGCCGCCTCGATCACCACGGCGACACCCATGGGTTTCAACGTGTCCTGAATGCAGTCGCGGATCTCGTTGGTAAGCCGTTCCTGTACCTGCAGACGCCGCGCGAAGGCGTCCACCACGCGGGGTATTTTACTAAGCCCGGTGATCTGGCCGTTAGGGATATACGCTACGTGGGCCTTTCCGAAGAAGGGCAGCATGTGGTGCTCGCACAGGCTGTACACCTCGATGTCCTTAACCACCACCATCTGGCTGTAGTCCTCCTTGAAGAGTGCCTTGCGCAGGATGGCGGCCGGATCCAGATCGTAGCCGTGAGTGAGGTACTGCAGGCTCTTCGCCACGCGCTCCGGGGTGCGTTTCAGGCCCTCGCGCTCGGGATCCTCTCCGATCGCCTTCAAGATATCGCCGTAGAGCTCGCCGATGCGCTCCACGCTCTCCGGCTCGAACTTGTCGATACGCTGGTAGCCGTCGAAGATCTCATCGGAGCCGGTGCCGTTGGAGGCACGACTTGCCCTCGCCGTCACGGTCCGCTTCCTTCCTGTGGTTTTTGCCATGACTATTCGCCGAAATATTCAACGCTGTTGTTTTCCGTCTCCTGGACCTTCACACAATGGAGCGTGCCGCCGATCTCGGCGATGGGGCCTTCCAACTGCCTCCAGATGGCCACGGCCAAATTCTCCGTGGTGCTGCCCACGCCCTTCAGGAAGGGGACGTCCAAGTCGAGGTTCTTGTGGTCCACCCGGTCGATCACATGCTCGTGCATCAATCGGCTCAGTGCGGAAAGATCCACCACGAAGCCGGTCTCCGCACTGGTCTCGCCTTTCACCGTCACCCAAAGCTCGTAGTTGTGCCCGTGCCAATTGGGGTTTGAGCACTTGCCGAAGGTGGCCAGGTTCTTCTCGGCGCTCCATTCGGGGCGGCCGAGCTTGTGCGCGGCGCTGAAACGCTCGCGGCGGGTGATGTGGACTACGGGCATGGGACTGTGGGCTGCAAAGGTATGGAGCGCCTAGGAGAGCATTACGCCAGCCCTGTCCCCCAGCAACTTACCTTCGCGCGTTCTACCGAAACCTATCCCATGCTGGAGACCGCCTACCTGCGCAGCAAGCCCGACGAGGCCCGCGCCCGCTTGGCCAAACGCAATCTCGATGCCGATGCCCTGCTCTCGAAAGCCGCCGAGCTGGACGAGCACCGCCGGAGCACGCAGAACATGCTGGACGCGAAGCTTGCCGAGATGAACGACCAAAGCCGCACCATCGGGGAGCTGATGAAGGCGGGCAAGAAGGATGAGGCCGAGGCCGCCAAAAAACACACCGCCGAGCTGAAGGACCGCATCGCGGAGCTGAAGGACGAACTGACCGGGGCCGAACGCGCCCTGCATGAGCACCTCTGCACCATCCCGAATGTTCCTCAGGACCGCGTTCCACCGGGAAAAACGCCGGAGGACAACATGACCGTGGCACAGAACGGCGACCTGCCGCAGCTATCCGAAAGCGCCAGACCGCATTGGGACCTCGGGGAGGAATACAAGCTGTTCAGCTTGGAGCTGGGTGTGAAGCTCACCGGCGCGGGCTTTCCCGTGTACACCGGCCAAGGCGCAAAACTGCAGCGGGCGCTCATCGCCTTCTTCTTGGACCGCGCCATTCAGGCGGGCTACGTGGAAGTGATGCCGCCCTTGATGGTGAATGCCGAATCCGCCTTCGCCACCGGCCAATTGCCCGACAAGGAGGGCCAGATGTACCAGGCCACGGTGGATGACCTTTACCTGATCCCCACGGCGGAGGTGCCCATCACCAACCTTTTCCGGAACGAGATCTTGGACGAGGCCGAACTGCCGATCAAGCGCGTGGGCCATACGCCCTGTTTCCGCCGCGAAGCGGGCAGCTACGGCAAGGACGTGCGCGGCTTGAACCGCGTCCACCAATTCGACAAAGTGGAGATCGTGCGCGTGGAAACCCCGGAGAACAGCAACGCCGCGCTGGAGGAAATGACCGATCACGTGAAAAGCCTGTTGAACGCCTTGGAATTGCCGTGGCGGCAATTGTTGCTCTGCGGAGGCGACATGGGCTTCACCAGCGCGATCACCTACGATATGGAGGTTTACGCGGGAGCGCAGAAACGCTGGCTCGAAGTGAGCTCCATCAGCAACTTTGAGACCTACCAGAGCAACCGCTTGAAGTTGCGCTACCGGGGAGAGGACAAGAAAGCCCGGCTGGCGCATACGCTGAACGGCAGCGCCTTGGCTTTGGCACGGATCGTGGCGGCGTTGCTGGAGAACAACCAAACGCCGGAAGGTATCCGCATCCCTGCGGCTCTGCGGCCTTATACCGGTTTCGACCTGATCGTGAAAAAATGATGCGGACCATACCGGCGGCGGTCCTCCTTGCGTTGGGTTCGGGTGGCCTACTGACGGCCTGCACCCACCGCGCCGACCCCTCCGAAATGGCCATCGTGGAACGAATGATCGAAGAGACGGACAGCCTGCGCATGGAACTGATCGGCATGGACACCACCGCGTTGCACCACATGCATGCTTTGTTCGAGGCGGAACGGCCC
Coding sequences:
- a CDS encoding 6-carboxytetrahydropterin synthase → MPVVHITRRERFSAAHKLGRPEWSAEKNLATFGKCSNPNWHGHNYELWVTVKGETSAETGFVVDLSALSRLMHEHVIDRVDHKNLDLDVPFLKGVGSTTENLAVAIWRQLEGPIAEIGGTLHCVKVQETENNSVEYFGE
- the folE gene encoding GTP cyclohydrolase I FolE, whose translation is MAKTTGRKRTVTARASRASNGTGSDEIFDGYQRIDKFEPESVERIGELYGDILKAIGEDPEREGLKRTPERVAKSLQYLTHGYDLDPAAILRKALFKEDYSQMVVVKDIEVYSLCEHHMLPFFGKAHVAYIPNGQITGLSKIPRVVDAFARRLQVQERLTNEIRDCIQDTLKPMGVAVVIEAAHLCMQMRGIQKQNSVTTTSAFTGIFLDDHRTREEFIKLISAKLH
- the serS gene encoding serine--tRNA ligase, which translates into the protein MLETAYLRSKPDEARARLAKRNLDADALLSKAAELDEHRRSTQNMLDAKLAEMNDQSRTIGELMKAGKKDEAEAAKKHTAELKDRIAELKDELTGAERALHEHLCTIPNVPQDRVPPGKTPEDNMTVAQNGDLPQLSESARPHWDLGEEYKLFSLELGVKLTGAGFPVYTGQGAKLQRALIAFFLDRAIQAGYVEVMPPLMVNAESAFATGQLPDKEGQMYQATVDDLYLIPTAEVPITNLFRNEILDEAELPIKRVGHTPCFRREAGSYGKDVRGLNRVHQFDKVEIVRVETPENSNAALEEMTDHVKSLLNALELPWRQLLLCGGDMGFTSAITYDMEVYAGAQKRWLEVSSISNFETYQSNRLKLRYRGEDKKARLAHTLNGSALALARIVAALLENNQTPEGIRIPAALRPYTGFDLIVKK